Proteins encoded in a region of the Desulfurispora thermophila DSM 16022 genome:
- a CDS encoding metallophosphoesterase, giving the protein MRIYVFSDSHGQIDSMQKILLKSPDASMILHAGDHYSDAVQLAALLKTTLSKAIPVHAVVGNCDFFQAEPAEEIILAAGQKILLTHGHRYHVKNNLERLYYRALEAEANIVVFGHTHLETIEKYDNILFFNPGSISMPRKSKPSYGILEIINDTVKPQLVYC; this is encoded by the coding sequence TTGCGGATTTATGTTTTTAGCGACTCGCACGGGCAAATTGATAGTATGCAAAAAATCCTGCTAAAAAGCCCTGACGCCAGCATGATCCTGCATGCCGGCGATCACTATAGCGATGCTGTGCAACTGGCAGCTCTGCTTAAAACCACACTATCCAAAGCAATCCCTGTCCACGCTGTAGTAGGAAACTGTGACTTCTTTCAAGCCGAACCAGCTGAAGAAATCATCTTGGCAGCCGGCCAGAAAATTTTACTTACGCACGGCCACCGTTACCATGTAAAAAACAATCTGGAAAGGCTGTACTATCGTGCCCTGGAAGCAGAAGCCAACATTGTTGTTTTCGGACATACCCATCTGGAGACAATAGAAAAATACGATAACATTCTATTCTTTAATCCCGGTAGCATCAGTATGCCCCGTAAAAGCAAACCAAGTTACGGAATACTGGAAATTATCAACGACACTGTTAAACCGCAGTTGGTTTACTGTTAA